CACTTCGTGCACGAAAAGCAGTTGGCGTATAATAAACTTAATAACTGTGATGTATAATTTGGTATTTAAATTGATATTTAATCGGAGATAATTTGAAGTACAAATTTTTGGATAAGCAAATTGATTATAATGGCACACAACTTCAAAGTCGTTTTGCATATATGAATCATGAAATTTTAGGTGATTCTATTATAGCTTTTGTAGGTGCTTGCGATATTCCATTTGAACACATGGTAGATGGGGAAGACGTTTTGGCAAAGTCTCCTATCTGTGGTTCAAAAATGCTCCACTTTATTATTGAAGAATTTAGTCAAAGTTTAGAATTAGCTGTCACAAGACAACGCCTATTTGCATCAATTGCACGAGATGAAATTGAAAAGCTAAATAGTGAAAAAAAACTAACTCGTGATGGCGATGATTTGTTTCTCAACGATAAAAAAATTTCTATCAGTATTGCCACCGTTTCACCAGTGTCAGCAGTGATTCATTTTGCAATGAATATTTCAAACGCAGGGACACCCGTAAAAACGTTATCCCTTGAAGATCTTGGTTTAAATACCCAGACTGTTGCAGATGTTATTGGTGCTCGATTTATTGATGAAATACGCACAATAAAAGAGGCATGTTGTAAGGTAAATTGGGTGAAATAAATTGGTTAAATAATCGCTCAATGAGATTACAAGTGTTCATAACTACTACAAAATCACTGAAATTGAGTAAAACATCCACTTCATTCTAATTCTGTAAGTACTCGAAAATACTAGTAAAACGCCGCTCACCCGCTTGTGAGGAATTTAAGCCATCTGGTATGGCCCTTGCTGTTTAAAGATGTAAGGGAAGGGTGCGGTAAGGGATGAAAACCCCCAGTGTTTTCAAATTTAATACGTCATATGCGTATCGTAAAGCATCAGCTTTTGGGCTTGTACTGGGATTAGTGTTTCTCACAAGTTGTGCTGGGAATTTATTTTTACCCTTTAACAAGTTTGCAAGAACACCACAGCCTACTTTAGGTACTCAGCCACCTGTGAACCCGCCTGCACAAAAAGATTTTTTAGAACAAACTTTTGCAGGTTATCAGGGTTGGTTTACAACCCAGGGTTTAAGTTTTAATAATAATTGGACACATTGGGCAGGTTCGAGTTCTCCATCACCTACAAATATCACCTTTGAGCTATACCCGGATGTTAGTGAGTACTCAATATCTGACACCACACTCACTCAACTTGGTAATCTTGGTAACGGACTACAATCAAGA
This portion of the Oligoflexia bacterium genome encodes:
- a CDS encoding DUF366 family protein, producing MDKQIDYNGTQLQSRFAYMNHEILGDSIIAFVGACDIPFEHMVDGEDVLAKSPICGSKMLHFIIEEFSQSLELAVTRQRLFASIARDEIEKLNSEKKLTRDGDDLFLNDKKISISIATVSPVSAVIHFAMNISNAGTPVKTLSLEDLGLNTQTVADVIGARFIDEIRTIKEACCKVNWVK